From the Solanum lycopersicum chromosome 10, SLM_r2.1 genome, one window contains:
- the LOC138338746 gene encoding uncharacterized protein, whose amino-acid sequence MTLILTFTLMLMFKLYLMLISIYHLHDVHVHIVVQVYVYADVHINVDDQVNVNVNFDFYIDVPIDIHVNIDVDVHINVNVNIKVNVHIDVNVNVNVDIHVHVHFSIYVDIHVHFIGHINIDFEINIYIEVHIDVNLYVHIDIDSDIHIDVHVDAYIDVSVDVEVYVGVHIVVHIDIHINVQVHVDVDINVYIHVDVTFTLQLTLTLMFRLKFTFTITLILTVTFTFMFDVNIDVYVYIHVDVHEIIYIYVHVHINIHFDVYVDIDVDVYIDVDVDIDVDIEVQVDAYVDVSIHMHVHVDIKVYIYIEVHVYVDVEVHIDVHIDIDVEIYIDVHVSIDVDVHINVHIDINDDVHVYIDVDVCTDVYFEVQAIIFHIHVNVNVDVHININVNVHIDVHFYNNVDIYVDVIVHVDIGTGANIYISFDIDIDIHIDMDIDVHVHINLDIDSYIDVDVDVDGYVEVYVHVHMHVYINVEVHVDIDVHIHVDVHIHVQVNVYVGIHIEVHIDVHVHIVIDVDVHIHVDINIDVLVDIHVDIHVNVHMHVYIHSNIHFDVYVNINIHVDVDIDIDVDIDIHVYINVDMYVDVYIDVQTNIYIDVHVDV is encoded by the exons ATGACGTTGATATTGACCTTTACTTTGATGCTTATGTTCAAATTGTATTTGATGTTGAT ATCAATCTATCATTTACATGACGTTCACGTTCATATTGTTGTTCAAGTTTACGTTTATGCTGACGTTCACATTAACGTTGATGATCAAGTAAATGTTAATGTTAATTTTGACTTTTACATTGACGTTCCCATTGATATTCATGTTAATATTGACGTTGACGTACATATTAACGTTAATGTTAACATTAAAGTTAATGTTCATATTGACGTTAATGTTAACGTTAATGTTGATATTCATGTTCACGTTCATTTTAGCATTTACGTTGATATTCATGTTCATTTTATCGGACACATTAACATTGACTTTGAAATTAACATTTACATTGAAGTTCATATTGATGTTAACCTTtacgttcacattgacattgacagtgacattcacattgacgttcacgttgATGCTTACATTGATGTTAGTGTTGACGTTGAGGTTTATGTTGGAGTTCACATTGTCGTTCACATTGATATTCACATTAATGTTCAAGTTcacgttgatgttgacattaacGTTTATATTCACGTCGACGTCACATTCACATTACAGTTAACATTAACGTTGATGTTCAGATTGAAGTTTACGTTCACGATCACATTGATATTGACGGTGACGTTTACATTTATGTTTGATGTTAACATTGACGTTTATGTTTACATTCACGTTGACGTTCATGAgatcatttacatttatgttCATGTTCATATTAACATTCACTTTGATGTTTACGTagacattgatgttgatgtttatattgatgttgatgttgatattgaCGTCGAT attgaagttcaagttgatgCTTACGTTGACGTTTCCATTCATATGCATGTTCACGTTGACATTAAAGTTTACATTTACATTGAAGTTCACGTTTACGTTGATGTTGAagttcacattgatgttcacattgatattgatgttgagatttacattgatgttcacgttAGCATTGACGTTGACGTACATATtaatgttcacattgacattaaTGATGATGTTCACgtttacattgacgttgacgttTGCACTGATGTTTACTTTGAAGTTCAAGCTATTATTT TTCACATTCATGTTAACGTtaatgttgatgttcacattaaCATTAATGTAAACGTACACATTGACGTTCATTTTTACAATAACgttgacatttatgttgatgttattGTCCACGTTGACATTGGCACTGGagctaatatttacattagctttgacattgacattgacattcataTTGACATGgacattgacgttcacgttcATATTAACCTTGACATTGATTCTtacattgatgttgacgttgatgttgatgGTTATGTTGAGGTTTATGTTCACGTTCACATGCACGTTTACATTAATGTTGAAGTTCACGTTGACATTGACGTCCACATTCACGTGGACGTTCACATTCATGTTCAAGTTAACGTTTATGTTGGCATTCATATTGAagttcacattgacgttcacgttcacattgttattgatgttgatgttcacattcacGTTGACATTAACATTGACGTTCTTGTTGATATTCATGTAGACATTCACGTTAACGTTCACATGCACGTTTATATTCATTCTAACATTCACTTTGatgtttatgtaaatattaatattcACGTTGACGTTGATATTGACATTGATGTCGATATTGACATTCACGTTTACATTAATGTTGACATGtatgttgatgtttacattgacgttcAAACTAacatttacattgacgttcatgttgatgtttag